From a single Budorcas taxicolor isolate Tak-1 chromosome X, Takin1.1, whole genome shotgun sequence genomic region:
- the USP11 gene encoding ubiquitin carboxyl-terminal hydrolase 11 isoform X3, with product MAAVAPNPADTAATAVDDREPQREAVPGLESQRRQIENGRGRPLQVGESWFLVGQHWYKQWEVYVQGGDRDSSTFPGCINNAELFEDQVNWRLKKGLVEGEDYVLLPAAAWHYLVNWYGLEHGQPPIERKVVELASIHKVEVYSVELLLVQHSDMDTPHTAQFSQTDSVDLVLHTAREQFLVSPQEETRLWIKNAEGSFERLCNTRVTVLDAALKTGQVVVMETRNKDGTWPSAQSHDTSSTLEEEEDFQGQPGICGLTNLGNTCFMNSALQCLSNVPQLTEYFLKNRYLEELNFCNPLGMKGEIAQAYADLVKQAWSGHHRSIVPQVFKTKVGHFASQFLGYQQHDSQELLSFLLDGLHEDLNRVKKKEYVELCDAAGRPDQEVAQEAWQNHKRRNDSVIVDTFHGLFKSTLVCPDCGNVSVTFDPFCYLSVPLPVSHKRVMEVFFVSMDPRRKPEQHRLVVPKKGKISDLCVALAKHTGISPERMMVADVFSHRFYKIYQLEESLSSILDRDDIFIYEVSGRAAIGENSREDVVLPIYLRERTPARDYNSSYYGLMLFGHPLLVSVPRDRLSWDALYHILLYRLSRYVTRPSSDDEDDGDEKADLEDKDSLPKPGRVTEGSSQDPGLEQAGPSSRVVSRSRAPVDNSPGPSHWPQRARRKHLFTLHTVNSNGTSDRSTFNEDTHGVSFSSQPYIAIDWEPEMKKRYYDEVEAEGYVKHDCVGYVLKKAPVQLQECIELFTTVETLEKENPWYCPTCKQHQLATKKLDLWMLPETLIIHLKRFSYTKFSREKLDTLVEFPIRDLDFSEFVIKPQNDSARELYKYDLIAVSNHYGGLRDGHYTTFACNKDSGQWHYFDDSSVSPVTENQIESKAAYVLFYQRQDVARRLQTQASSSKPPASSACGAPPKSESMAVN from the exons GTTCCTCGTGGGGCAACACTGGTACAAGCAGTGGGAGGTGTACGTGCAGGGAGGAGATCGGGACTCCAGCACCTTCCCTGGCTGCATCAACAATGCTGAACTCTTTGAAG ACCAGGTAAACTGGCGCCTCAAGAAGGGATTGGTGGAAGGTGAGGACTATGTGCTGCTCCCAGCGGCTGCTTGGCATTACCTGGTCAACTGGTATGGTCTAGAGCATGGCCAGCCTCCCATTGAACGCAAG GTTGTGGAACTGGCTAGCATCCACAAGGTTGAAGTGTACTCAGTAGAACTGTTGCTTGTCCAGCACAGTGATATGGACACACCTCACACGGCTCAATTCAGCCAGACAGATTCTGTTG ACCTAGTTTTACACACCGCTCGAGAGCAGTTTCTGGTGAGCCCCCAGGAAGAGACCCGGCTGTGGATCAAGAACGCGGAGGGCTCTTTTGAGAGGTTGTGCAACACCCGTGTCACAGTGCTTGACGCCGCTCTCAAGACTGggcag GTGGTTGTCATGGAGACCCGAAACAAGGATGGCACTTGGCCCAGTGCGCAGTCGCATGACAC GAGCAGCAcattggaggaggaagaggacttCCAGGGCCAGCCAGGCATCTGTGGTCTTACCAATCTGGGCAACACGTGCTTCATGAACTCGGCCCTGCAG tgCCTCAGTAACGTGCCGCAGCTCACCGAGTACTTCCTGAAAAACCGATACCTGGAGGAGCTCAACTTCTGCAACCCACTGGGCATGAAGGGGGAGATTGCACAGGCCTATGCGGACCTGGTGAAACAGGCGTGGTCTGGCCACCACCGCTCCATTGTGCCCCAGGTGTTCAAG ACCAAGGTCGGCCACTTTGCATCCCAGTTTCTGGGCTACCAGCAGCATGACTCACAGGAGCTGCTGTCGTTCCTCCTGGATGGGCTACACGAGGACCTCAATCGCGTCAAGAAGAAGGAATATGTGGAGCTGTGTGATGCTGCTGGGAGGCCGGATCAG GAGGTTGCTCAGGAAGCCTGGCAGAACCACAAACGGCGGAATGATTCTGTAATCGTGGACACTTTCCATGGCCTCTTCAAGTCCACACTGGTGTGCCCTGATTGTGGCAATGTGTCTGTGACCTTCGACCCCTTCTGCTACCTCAGTGTCCCACTGCCTGTGAGCCATAAGAGGGTCATGGAGGTCTTCTTTGTCTCCATGGACCCCCGCCGCAAGCCGGAGCAG CACCGGCTCGTGGTCCCCAAGAAAGGCAAGATCTCGGATCTGTGTGTGGCTCTGGCCAAACACACTGGCATCTCGCCAGAAAGG ATGATGGTGGCTGATGTCTTCAGTCACCGCTTCTACAAGATCTACCAGCTGGAGGAGTCCCTGAGCAGCATCTTAGACCGAGATGATATCTTCAT ATACGAGGTGTCTGGCAGGGCTGCTATTGGTGAGAACTCCAGAGAGGATGTTGTGCTTCCTATCTACCTGCGGGAGCGCACCCCAGCCCGGGACTATAACAGTTCCTATTACGGCTTGATGCTCTTTGGGCACCCGCTCCTGGTGTCGGTGCCCCGGGACCGGCTCTCGTGGGACGCCCTGTATCACATCCTGCTGTACCGCCTCTC ACGCTATGTGACCAGACCCAGCTCAGATGATGAGGATGATGGGGATGAGAAAg CAGACCTGGAGGATAAGGATAGCCTCCCTAAGCCTGGACGTGTGACTGAGGGCAGCTCCCAAGACCCTGGGCTGGAGCAGGCTGGGCCCAGCTCCAGAGTCGTGAGCAGAAGTCGGGCTCCTGTGGACAACTCTCCTGGGCCATCTCACTGGCCCCAGAGGGCACGGCGCAAGCACCTCTTCACCCTGCACACAGTGAATTCCAATGGGACCAGTGACCGCTCGACCTTCAACGAGGATACCCATGGTGTCTCCTTCAGCT CCCAGCCGTACATTGCCATCGACTGGGAACCAGAGATGAAGAAGCGTTACTATGACGAGGTGGAGGCTGAG GGCTACGTGAAGCATGACTGCGTTGGGTACGTGCTGAAGAAGGCACCAGTGCAGCTGCAGGAATGCATTGAGCTCTTTACCACCGttgagaccctggagaaggaaaacccCTG GTACTGCCCCACTTGCAAGCAGCACCAGCTGGCCACCAAGAAGCTGGACCTGTGGATGCTGCCAGAGACACTCATCATCCACCTGAAGCGCTTTTCCTACACCAAGTTCTCCAGAGAAAAGCTGGACACCCTTGTGGAGTTTCCTATCCG GGACCTGGACTTCTCTGAGTTTGTCATCAAGCCGCAGAATGACTCAGCCCGGGAGCTGTACAAATACGATCTGATCGCAGTTTCCAACCATTATGGGGGCCTGCGGGATGGACACT ACACGACATTTGCCTGCAACAAGGACAGCGGTCAGTGGCACTACTTTGATGACAGCAGCGTCTCACCTGTGACGGAGAATCAGATTGAG tccaaggcaGCCTATGTCCTCTTCTACCAACGCCAGGACGTGGCACGCCGTCTGCAAACCCAGGCCAGCTCGTCAAAGCCCCCCGCATCGTCTGCCTGTGGTGCCCCACCCAAATCGGAGTCCATGGCTGTAAACTGA
- the USP11 gene encoding ubiquitin carboxyl-terminal hydrolase 11 isoform X5, which yields MAAVAPNPADTAATAVDDREPQREAVPGLESQRRQIENGRGRPLQVGESWFLVGQHWYKQWEVYVQGGDRDSSTFPGCINNAELFEDQVNWRLKKGLVEGEDYVLLPAAAWHYLVNWYGLEHGQPPIERKVVELASIHKVEVYSVELLLVQHSDMDTPHTAQFSQTDSVDLVLHTAREQFLVSPQEETRLWIKNAEGSFERLCNTRVTVLDAALKTGQVVVMETRNKDGTWPSAQSHDTSSTLEEEEDFQGQPGICGLTNLGNTCFMNSALQCLSNVPQLTEYFLKNRYLEELNFCNPLGMKGEIAQAYADLVKQAWSGHHRSIVPQVFKTKVGHFASQFLGYQQHDSQELLSFLLDGLHEDLNRVKKKEYVELCDAAGRPDQEVAQEAWQNHKRRNDSVIVDTFHGLFKSTLVCPDCGNVSVTFDPFCYLSVPLPVSHKRVMEVFFVSMDPRRKPEQHRLVVPKKGKISDLCVALAKHTGISPERMMVADVFSHRFYKIYQLEESLSSILDRDDIFIYEVSGRAAIGENSREDVVLPIYLRERTPARDYNSSYYGLMLFGHPLLVSVPRDRLSWDALYHILLYRLSRYVTRPSSDDEDDGDEKADLEDKDSLPKPGRVTEGSSQDPGLEQAGPSSRVVSRSRAPVDNSPGPSHWPQRARRKHLFTLHTVNSNGTSDRSTFNEDTHAQPYIAIDWEPEMKKRYYDEVEAEGYVKHDCVGYVLKKAPVQLQECIELFTTVETLEKENPWYCPTCKQHQLATKKLDLWMLPETLIIHLKRFSYTKFSREKLDTLVEFPIRDLDFSEFVIKPQNDSARELYKYDLIAVSNHYGGLRDGHYTTFACNKDSGQWHYFDDSSVSPVTENQIESKAAYVLFYQRQDVARRLQTQASSSKPPASSACGAPPKSESMAVN from the exons GTTCCTCGTGGGGCAACACTGGTACAAGCAGTGGGAGGTGTACGTGCAGGGAGGAGATCGGGACTCCAGCACCTTCCCTGGCTGCATCAACAATGCTGAACTCTTTGAAG ACCAGGTAAACTGGCGCCTCAAGAAGGGATTGGTGGAAGGTGAGGACTATGTGCTGCTCCCAGCGGCTGCTTGGCATTACCTGGTCAACTGGTATGGTCTAGAGCATGGCCAGCCTCCCATTGAACGCAAG GTTGTGGAACTGGCTAGCATCCACAAGGTTGAAGTGTACTCAGTAGAACTGTTGCTTGTCCAGCACAGTGATATGGACACACCTCACACGGCTCAATTCAGCCAGACAGATTCTGTTG ACCTAGTTTTACACACCGCTCGAGAGCAGTTTCTGGTGAGCCCCCAGGAAGAGACCCGGCTGTGGATCAAGAACGCGGAGGGCTCTTTTGAGAGGTTGTGCAACACCCGTGTCACAGTGCTTGACGCCGCTCTCAAGACTGggcag GTGGTTGTCATGGAGACCCGAAACAAGGATGGCACTTGGCCCAGTGCGCAGTCGCATGACAC GAGCAGCAcattggaggaggaagaggacttCCAGGGCCAGCCAGGCATCTGTGGTCTTACCAATCTGGGCAACACGTGCTTCATGAACTCGGCCCTGCAG tgCCTCAGTAACGTGCCGCAGCTCACCGAGTACTTCCTGAAAAACCGATACCTGGAGGAGCTCAACTTCTGCAACCCACTGGGCATGAAGGGGGAGATTGCACAGGCCTATGCGGACCTGGTGAAACAGGCGTGGTCTGGCCACCACCGCTCCATTGTGCCCCAGGTGTTCAAG ACCAAGGTCGGCCACTTTGCATCCCAGTTTCTGGGCTACCAGCAGCATGACTCACAGGAGCTGCTGTCGTTCCTCCTGGATGGGCTACACGAGGACCTCAATCGCGTCAAGAAGAAGGAATATGTGGAGCTGTGTGATGCTGCTGGGAGGCCGGATCAG GAGGTTGCTCAGGAAGCCTGGCAGAACCACAAACGGCGGAATGATTCTGTAATCGTGGACACTTTCCATGGCCTCTTCAAGTCCACACTGGTGTGCCCTGATTGTGGCAATGTGTCTGTGACCTTCGACCCCTTCTGCTACCTCAGTGTCCCACTGCCTGTGAGCCATAAGAGGGTCATGGAGGTCTTCTTTGTCTCCATGGACCCCCGCCGCAAGCCGGAGCAG CACCGGCTCGTGGTCCCCAAGAAAGGCAAGATCTCGGATCTGTGTGTGGCTCTGGCCAAACACACTGGCATCTCGCCAGAAAGG ATGATGGTGGCTGATGTCTTCAGTCACCGCTTCTACAAGATCTACCAGCTGGAGGAGTCCCTGAGCAGCATCTTAGACCGAGATGATATCTTCAT ATACGAGGTGTCTGGCAGGGCTGCTATTGGTGAGAACTCCAGAGAGGATGTTGTGCTTCCTATCTACCTGCGGGAGCGCACCCCAGCCCGGGACTATAACAGTTCCTATTACGGCTTGATGCTCTTTGGGCACCCGCTCCTGGTGTCGGTGCCCCGGGACCGGCTCTCGTGGGACGCCCTGTATCACATCCTGCTGTACCGCCTCTC ACGCTATGTGACCAGACCCAGCTCAGATGATGAGGATGATGGGGATGAGAAAg CAGACCTGGAGGATAAGGATAGCCTCCCTAAGCCTGGACGTGTGACTGAGGGCAGCTCCCAAGACCCTGGGCTGGAGCAGGCTGGGCCCAGCTCCAGAGTCGTGAGCAGAAGTCGGGCTCCTGTGGACAACTCTCCTGGGCCATCTCACTGGCCCCAGAGGGCACGGCGCAAGCACCTCTTCACCCTGCACACAGTGAATTCCAATGGGACCAGTGACCGCTCGACCTTCAACGAGGATACCCATG CCCAGCCGTACATTGCCATCGACTGGGAACCAGAGATGAAGAAGCGTTACTATGACGAGGTGGAGGCTGAG GGCTACGTGAAGCATGACTGCGTTGGGTACGTGCTGAAGAAGGCACCAGTGCAGCTGCAGGAATGCATTGAGCTCTTTACCACCGttgagaccctggagaaggaaaacccCTG GTACTGCCCCACTTGCAAGCAGCACCAGCTGGCCACCAAGAAGCTGGACCTGTGGATGCTGCCAGAGACACTCATCATCCACCTGAAGCGCTTTTCCTACACCAAGTTCTCCAGAGAAAAGCTGGACACCCTTGTGGAGTTTCCTATCCG GGACCTGGACTTCTCTGAGTTTGTCATCAAGCCGCAGAATGACTCAGCCCGGGAGCTGTACAAATACGATCTGATCGCAGTTTCCAACCATTATGGGGGCCTGCGGGATGGACACT ACACGACATTTGCCTGCAACAAGGACAGCGGTCAGTGGCACTACTTTGATGACAGCAGCGTCTCACCTGTGACGGAGAATCAGATTGAG tccaaggcaGCCTATGTCCTCTTCTACCAACGCCAGGACGTGGCACGCCGTCTGCAAACCCAGGCCAGCTCGTCAAAGCCCCCCGCATCGTCTGCCTGTGGTGCCCCACCCAAATCGGAGTCCATGGCTGTAAACTGA
- the USP11 gene encoding ubiquitin carboxyl-terminal hydrolase 11 isoform X7, with protein MDTPHTAQFSQTDSVDLVLHTAREQFLVSPQEETRLWIKNAEGSFERLCNTRVTVLDAALKTGQVVVMETRNKDGTWPSAQSHDTSSTLEEEEDFQGQPGICGLTNLGNTCFMNSALQCLSNVPQLTEYFLKNRYLEELNFCNPLGMKGEIAQAYADLVKQAWSGHHRSIVPQVFKTKVGHFASQFLGYQQHDSQELLSFLLDGLHEDLNRVKKKEYVELCDAAGRPDQEVAQEAWQNHKRRNDSVIVDTFHGLFKSTLVCPDCGNVSVTFDPFCYLSVPLPVSHKRVMEVFFVSMDPRRKPEQHRLVVPKKGKISDLCVALAKHTGISPERMMVADVFSHRFYKIYQLEESLSSILDRDDIFIYEVSGRAAIGENSREDVVLPIYLRERTPARDYNSSYYGLMLFGHPLLVSVPRDRLSWDALYHILLYRLSRYVTRPSSDDEDDGDEKGEEEEGERIHKDEDLEDKDSLPKPGRVTEGSSQDPGLEQAGPSSRVVSRSRAPVDNSPGPSHWPQRARRKHLFTLHTVNSNGTSDRSTFNEDTHGVSFSSQPYIAIDWEPEMKKRYYDEVEAEGYVKHDCVGYVLKKAPVQLQECIELFTTVETLEKENPWYCPTCKQHQLATKKLDLWMLPETLIIHLKRFSYTKFSREKLDTLVEFPIRDLDFSEFVIKPQNDSARELYKYDLIAVSNHYGGLRDGHYTTFACNKDSGQWHYFDDSSVSPVTENQIESKAAYVLFYQRQDVARRLQTQASSSKPPASSACGAPPKSESMAVN; from the exons ATGGACACACCTCACACGGCTCAATTCAGCCAGACAGATTCTGTTG ACCTAGTTTTACACACCGCTCGAGAGCAGTTTCTGGTGAGCCCCCAGGAAGAGACCCGGCTGTGGATCAAGAACGCGGAGGGCTCTTTTGAGAGGTTGTGCAACACCCGTGTCACAGTGCTTGACGCCGCTCTCAAGACTGggcag GTGGTTGTCATGGAGACCCGAAACAAGGATGGCACTTGGCCCAGTGCGCAGTCGCATGACAC GAGCAGCAcattggaggaggaagaggacttCCAGGGCCAGCCAGGCATCTGTGGTCTTACCAATCTGGGCAACACGTGCTTCATGAACTCGGCCCTGCAG tgCCTCAGTAACGTGCCGCAGCTCACCGAGTACTTCCTGAAAAACCGATACCTGGAGGAGCTCAACTTCTGCAACCCACTGGGCATGAAGGGGGAGATTGCACAGGCCTATGCGGACCTGGTGAAACAGGCGTGGTCTGGCCACCACCGCTCCATTGTGCCCCAGGTGTTCAAG ACCAAGGTCGGCCACTTTGCATCCCAGTTTCTGGGCTACCAGCAGCATGACTCACAGGAGCTGCTGTCGTTCCTCCTGGATGGGCTACACGAGGACCTCAATCGCGTCAAGAAGAAGGAATATGTGGAGCTGTGTGATGCTGCTGGGAGGCCGGATCAG GAGGTTGCTCAGGAAGCCTGGCAGAACCACAAACGGCGGAATGATTCTGTAATCGTGGACACTTTCCATGGCCTCTTCAAGTCCACACTGGTGTGCCCTGATTGTGGCAATGTGTCTGTGACCTTCGACCCCTTCTGCTACCTCAGTGTCCCACTGCCTGTGAGCCATAAGAGGGTCATGGAGGTCTTCTTTGTCTCCATGGACCCCCGCCGCAAGCCGGAGCAG CACCGGCTCGTGGTCCCCAAGAAAGGCAAGATCTCGGATCTGTGTGTGGCTCTGGCCAAACACACTGGCATCTCGCCAGAAAGG ATGATGGTGGCTGATGTCTTCAGTCACCGCTTCTACAAGATCTACCAGCTGGAGGAGTCCCTGAGCAGCATCTTAGACCGAGATGATATCTTCAT ATACGAGGTGTCTGGCAGGGCTGCTATTGGTGAGAACTCCAGAGAGGATGTTGTGCTTCCTATCTACCTGCGGGAGCGCACCCCAGCCCGGGACTATAACAGTTCCTATTACGGCTTGATGCTCTTTGGGCACCCGCTCCTGGTGTCGGTGCCCCGGGACCGGCTCTCGTGGGACGCCCTGTATCACATCCTGCTGTACCGCCTCTC ACGCTATGTGACCAGACCCAGCTCAGATGATGAGGATGATGGGGATGAGAAAggtgaggaagaggaaggagagagaatccACAAGGATGAGG ACCTGGAGGATAAGGATAGCCTCCCTAAGCCTGGACGTGTGACTGAGGGCAGCTCCCAAGACCCTGGGCTGGAGCAGGCTGGGCCCAGCTCCAGAGTCGTGAGCAGAAGTCGGGCTCCTGTGGACAACTCTCCTGGGCCATCTCACTGGCCCCAGAGGGCACGGCGCAAGCACCTCTTCACCCTGCACACAGTGAATTCCAATGGGACCAGTGACCGCTCGACCTTCAACGAGGATACCCATGGTGTCTCCTTCAGCT CCCAGCCGTACATTGCCATCGACTGGGAACCAGAGATGAAGAAGCGTTACTATGACGAGGTGGAGGCTGAG GGCTACGTGAAGCATGACTGCGTTGGGTACGTGCTGAAGAAGGCACCAGTGCAGCTGCAGGAATGCATTGAGCTCTTTACCACCGttgagaccctggagaaggaaaacccCTG GTACTGCCCCACTTGCAAGCAGCACCAGCTGGCCACCAAGAAGCTGGACCTGTGGATGCTGCCAGAGACACTCATCATCCACCTGAAGCGCTTTTCCTACACCAAGTTCTCCAGAGAAAAGCTGGACACCCTTGTGGAGTTTCCTATCCG GGACCTGGACTTCTCTGAGTTTGTCATCAAGCCGCAGAATGACTCAGCCCGGGAGCTGTACAAATACGATCTGATCGCAGTTTCCAACCATTATGGGGGCCTGCGGGATGGACACT ACACGACATTTGCCTGCAACAAGGACAGCGGTCAGTGGCACTACTTTGATGACAGCAGCGTCTCACCTGTGACGGAGAATCAGATTGAG tccaaggcaGCCTATGTCCTCTTCTACCAACGCCAGGACGTGGCACGCCGTCTGCAAACCCAGGCCAGCTCGTCAAAGCCCCCCGCATCGTCTGCCTGTGGTGCCCCACCCAAATCGGAGTCCATGGCTGTAAACTGA